Proteins encoded within one genomic window of Granulicella pectinivorans:
- the cheB gene encoding chemotaxis-specific protein-glutamate methyltransferase CheB, translated as MLQRKLRVLVVDDAVDYRRILCDFIETMEDCELAGTSARGALALGKMTQTAVDLVLLDCEMPEMSGFETLRAIVRHHGSTSVILLSDGSTRSEDAEAIAKELGALGLLQKPVSPADGTELFSKIRALMQKAHIRRNLRGTATPVATRPAIAPAAIVPAPIVLAKPTRFPKPGRIDAVFIGVSTGGPEALMQLLPSLPVDLGVPVLIVQHMPPLFTASLAHDLDRRSALSVREALHGESIRPNVVLIAPGGRHMIVRSRPAVTRGQQELLIGLDDGPPENSCRPAVDVLFRSAAKHYAGRALAIVMTGMGSDGCEGMRALKQAGCLALTQSERTCVVYGMPLAVDEAGLSDEQVPLPLLAARITRAVMGERA; from the coding sequence ATGCTGCAGAGAAAACTTCGTGTGCTGGTGGTCGATGATGCCGTCGACTACCGGCGCATCTTGTGCGACTTCATCGAGACGATGGAAGACTGCGAACTCGCGGGCACATCGGCACGCGGCGCCCTTGCACTTGGAAAGATGACGCAGACCGCCGTGGACCTTGTGCTGCTCGATTGCGAGATGCCCGAGATGAGTGGCTTCGAAACACTGCGCGCGATTGTCCGGCATCACGGTTCCACCAGCGTCATCCTGCTGAGCGATGGAAGCACACGTTCTGAAGACGCCGAGGCTATTGCGAAAGAACTCGGCGCACTCGGCCTCTTGCAGAAGCCCGTCTCTCCGGCAGACGGTACCGAGCTGTTCTCGAAGATTCGAGCCTTGATGCAGAAGGCACACATACGCCGCAACCTGCGGGGTACGGCAACACCCGTTGCGACCAGGCCGGCAATCGCACCCGCGGCCATCGTACCGGCGCCAATTGTTTTGGCCAAGCCGACGCGATTTCCAAAGCCGGGTAGGATCGATGCTGTCTTCATCGGGGTTTCTACCGGTGGGCCAGAGGCTCTGATGCAACTGCTTCCGAGCCTTCCGGTGGATCTTGGCGTTCCTGTGTTGATCGTGCAGCATATGCCTCCACTGTTCACGGCATCCCTGGCGCACGACCTCGACCGCAGAAGTGCGCTCTCGGTCAGGGAGGCGCTCCACGGTGAGAGCATTCGACCAAACGTGGTGCTCATTGCTCCGGGCGGGCGTCATATGATTGTGCGTTCGAGGCCCGCCGTCACTCGTGGGCAACAAGAACTTCTGATCGGTCTCGATGATGGTCCACCTGAGAATAGTTGCCGGCCGGCGGTTGATGTTCTGTTCCGCTCCGCGGCAAAACACTACGCAGGGCGAGCGCTTGCCATTGTGATGACCGGGATGGGCAGCGATGGATGCGAGGGCATGCGTGCCTTGAAGCAGGCCGGCTGTCTCGCCCTCACGCAGAGCGAGAGGACATGCGTGGTTTACGGGATGCCGCTTGCTGTTGATGAAGCTGGACTTTCCGACGAGCAGGTGCCTCTTCCCCTGCTTGCCGCACGAATCACACGAGCCGTGATGGGAGAACGCGCATGA
- a CDS encoding methyl-accepting chemotaxis protein, giving the protein MHALNNIRIRTRLQIAFFLLAAFIACVAYAGIDHASSRMMIALGAMGTVLAPTLGFVLASSIFDPLEGINRQIAAMRQGDLSSRLKMNRKDEMGLLAESLDGFASDLKSDIFSKLSQIAVGDMSARATSRGNNDEMTPAINTIIETLKDFIQEMRHMSAQHDAGDIDVIMPVEHFHGEFRSMASGVNRMVAGHIDVKKKAMACVAEFGKGNFEAKLEVFPGKKFFINETMELLRSNLTNLIREMNEMSSQHDAGDIDVIMTVERFHGDFRTMAAGVNKMVKGHIDVKKKAMACVAEFGRGNFEAKLEVFPGKKFFINETMELLRSNLTSLIREMNYMSAQHDAGDIDVIMAVDRFHGDFRTMAAGVNKMVNGHIDVKKKAMACVAEFGRGNFEAPLEVFPGKKVFINETIERVRGNLKALIADTAMLSEAAVAGKLATRADAAMHQGDFRKIIQGIDDTLDAVIGPLNVTADYVDSISRGVIPGKIETQYNGDFNTIKNNLNNCVEGLQGLVEANQVLQQMAANNLTARVEGRYKGIFAEVAKAINVTVTNQANVLLSIQQNAETLAQSSVGLTSSSSTMSVNSEAMTAQAHTAAAATEQASASVKNMAAGIEQVSANSQSVAGASEKISMNLGVVGNSVEVMSSRMKTAASTSEAVTGAVNSVAAAIEEMSASLNEVSKNTGQAARVSGRAAKSATCTAEIVNNLGTSAVEIGKVVEMIKGIAAQTNLLALNATIEAASAGEAGKGFAVVANEVKTLAKQTASATEDIRKQVAAMQSNTSAAVKAIEEIVTVINEINGISGTIAAAVEEQTATTNEIAKNVGNAARGAAELFRNVNESSQSATTISSNVQEAVRGVSEITRNISQLATGANDVARNAGEAAKGMSEVAQNVAVVSDRSTQTTRGAAETNASALELGRLAESLQHAVTSFRIM; this is encoded by the coding sequence ATGCACGCTCTCAACAACATCAGGATCCGCACACGGCTGCAGATCGCTTTCTTTCTTCTCGCCGCCTTCATCGCGTGCGTTGCGTATGCGGGCATCGATCACGCATCGAGCCGGATGATGATCGCACTGGGAGCCATGGGAACCGTGCTTGCCCCCACGCTGGGGTTCGTCCTTGCGAGCTCGATCTTCGATCCGCTCGAGGGGATCAATCGGCAGATTGCCGCGATGCGCCAAGGCGATCTGAGTTCACGACTGAAGATGAATCGCAAGGATGAGATGGGCCTTCTGGCGGAGTCACTGGATGGTTTTGCATCGGATCTGAAGAGCGATATCTTCAGCAAGCTGAGCCAGATTGCGGTGGGCGATATGAGCGCGCGGGCCACCAGCCGCGGCAACAACGACGAGATGACGCCAGCGATCAATACGATCATCGAGACGCTCAAGGATTTTATTCAGGAGATGCGCCACATGTCCGCGCAGCACGATGCGGGAGACATCGATGTCATCATGCCTGTTGAGCACTTCCACGGCGAATTCCGTTCGATGGCCTCGGGCGTAAACAGGATGGTGGCCGGACATATCGACGTGAAGAAGAAAGCGATGGCGTGTGTCGCCGAGTTCGGCAAAGGCAACTTTGAAGCCAAACTGGAAGTGTTTCCGGGCAAGAAATTCTTTATCAACGAAACGATGGAGCTGTTGCGGTCGAACCTCACCAATCTTATCCGCGAGATGAACGAGATGTCTTCGCAACACGACGCGGGAGACATCGATGTCATCATGACCGTTGAGCGCTTTCATGGTGATTTCCGCACGATGGCGGCGGGCGTCAACAAGATGGTCAAAGGCCACATCGACGTCAAGAAGAAGGCGATGGCATGCGTTGCCGAGTTCGGACGAGGCAACTTTGAAGCCAAGCTGGAGGTGTTCCCGGGCAAGAAATTCTTTATCAACGAGACGATGGAACTGCTGCGTTCGAACCTTACCAGCCTGATCCGCGAGATGAACTACATGTCCGCGCAGCACGATGCAGGCGACATCGATGTGATTATGGCGGTCGACCGCTTCCACGGCGATTTTCGAACGATGGCGGCAGGCGTAAACAAGATGGTCAACGGGCACATCGACGTCAAGAAGAAGGCGATGGCGTGCGTCGCCGAGTTCGGTCGCGGCAATTTCGAAGCGCCGCTCGAAGTTTTTCCCGGCAAGAAAGTCTTCATCAACGAAACCATCGAGAGAGTCCGCGGGAACCTGAAGGCTCTGATTGCCGACACGGCCATGCTGTCCGAAGCAGCAGTCGCCGGCAAGCTTGCGACGCGTGCCGATGCCGCCATGCACCAGGGTGACTTCCGCAAGATTATCCAGGGCATCGACGATACGCTCGACGCCGTGATCGGCCCGTTGAATGTGACCGCCGACTACGTCGACAGCATCTCGCGTGGCGTGATTCCGGGCAAGATCGAGACGCAGTACAACGGCGATTTCAACACCATCAAGAACAACCTAAACAACTGCGTAGAAGGGCTGCAAGGCCTTGTCGAAGCGAACCAGGTACTGCAACAAATGGCGGCCAACAACCTTACGGCACGGGTGGAAGGGCGTTATAAGGGCATCTTCGCCGAGGTCGCAAAAGCGATCAACGTGACGGTGACGAACCAGGCGAACGTGCTGCTCAGCATCCAACAGAATGCGGAGACGCTGGCACAATCATCGGTTGGTCTGACGAGTTCTTCGAGTACCATGTCGGTGAACTCCGAGGCGATGACCGCGCAGGCTCACACGGCCGCGGCGGCCACCGAGCAGGCATCGGCGAGCGTGAAGAATATGGCTGCGGGGATCGAGCAGGTGAGCGCGAACTCGCAATCCGTTGCCGGTGCCTCCGAGAAGATTTCCATGAACCTGGGCGTCGTCGGCAACTCGGTTGAGGTGATGTCCTCGCGGATGAAGACCGCAGCCTCGACATCCGAGGCCGTCACTGGTGCGGTGAATTCCGTTGCGGCGGCCATCGAAGAGATGAGTGCGTCGCTCAACGAGGTTTCGAAGAACACGGGACAGGCGGCTCGCGTGAGTGGGCGCGCGGCGAAGTCGGCGACGTGCACCGCTGAGATTGTCAACAACCTCGGCACGAGCGCAGTCGAGATCGGCAAGGTCGTCGAGATGATCAAAGGCATCGCCGCGCAGACCAATCTGCTGGCCCTGAACGCGACCATTGAAGCGGCCAGCGCGGGCGAGGCCGGAAAGGGATTTGCCGTCGTCGCCAACGAGGTGAAGACACTGGCGAAACAGACGGCTTCCGCCACGGAAGACATCCGGAAACAGGTGGCGGCGATGCAGTCAAACACCTCGGCGGCGGTCAAAGCCATCGAGGAGATTGTGACGGTGATCAACGAGATCAATGGGATTTCCGGCACGATTGCCGCGGCTGTCGAAGAGCAGACGGCGACTACGAACGAGATCGCGAAGAACGTGGGCAATGCTGCGCGTGGCGCTGCCGAGCTCTTCAGGAATGTGAATGAAAGTTCGCAGTCCGCGACGACGATCTCCAGCAATGTGCAGGAGGCAGTGCGCGGGGTCAGTGAGATTACGCGGAACATCAGCCAGCTTGCCACTGGAGCGAACGATGTAGCTCGCAACGCAGGGGAGGCGGCGAAGGGCATGAGCGAGGTTGCACAGAATGTTGCCGTCGTCAGCGATCGTTCGACTCAGACGACGCGTGGTGCCGCTGAGACCAATGCGTCGGCGCTTGAACTGGGCCGGCTCGCCGAGAGCCTGCAGCATGCCGTGACCAGCTTCCGGATCATGTAG
- a CDS encoding response regulator has product MKRIMTVDDSASMRQMIAFTLEQAGYEVMQAEDGRDGLAKVTGDIDLFLTDLNMPHMDGIEFTLQIRADARYKFTPVVLLTTESQAEKKLEGKAAGATGWIVKPFDPEKLLAVVNKVIR; this is encoded by the coding sequence ATGAAGAGAATCATGACAGTCGACGACTCGGCAAGCATGCGCCAGATGATAGCTTTCACCCTCGAACAGGCGGGCTATGAGGTGATGCAGGCCGAAGACGGGAGGGACGGTCTTGCCAAGGTTACGGGTGATATCGATTTGTTTCTGACCGATCTCAACATGCCTCACATGGACGGCATCGAGTTTACGCTTCAGATACGTGCCGATGCGCGTTACAAATTTACGCCTGTCGTTCTACTGACCACAGAGTCGCAGGCGGAGAAGAAGCTGGAAGGCAAAGCAGCCGGTGCCACTGGCTGGATCGTGAAGCCGTTCGACCCCGAGAAGCTGCTTGCGGTAGTCAACAAGGTGATCCGGTGA
- a CDS encoding chemotaxis protein CheA, with product MTASETCHEDIAVMVQQTLAHLNAIEPDLMAMERDVAATPVDALDRMQRALDTIRSAAGLFGLDPLQHLAAGLASAFAEIREGRLTIATPVVDVLITSIDHLRVLLDTLPSSDRDEIGVVLGSLNTLIKPVPSTTEDKPQSIEAKAEKAGASETLRIRVDLLTDLMNLAGELVLGRNQLMRALAGEARESGLGLILQNINQVTTALQEGIMQTRMQPAETVFHRFPRIIRDVSRQLGKRIELEILGSEVELDRSLVELLTDPLTHILRNSADHAIEMPEERRRAGKPITGRIVLKACHQDGQVNISIQDDGRGIDSAKVRRKALDRGLISESQAEQMTERELVSLIFTPGFSTMDAVSELSGRGVGMDVVRSNTERMGGTVEVDTVLGRGTTLTMRLPLTLAIIPSMIVGVGGQRFAIPQVHVVEFVSVQACDVAERLERIKNSAVLRLRDRLLPLIRLGDVLRLGTERREGDYDIVVLQIGTNQFGVVVDELFDIEEIVVKPVSACAQSARCFSGATIIGDGRVIMILDVSGLVALAGMQFADTKAENERRFALERQRTAATASRLLSVLLCTGAPDEYLAIPQDSILRLEMFAVSAIQRIGHQEYVNYRGHGLPLVRLEKHIRVRPLASDLAEIFVIIPKLLVDGRVVAGQAGIVISSILDALDADVVLERIDPGGPGVMGSAIVNDRLTLFLEPGEILAAAGYRTGGPQ from the coding sequence ATGACCGCGTCTGAAACCTGCCATGAAGATATCGCCGTGATGGTGCAGCAAACGCTGGCACACCTGAACGCGATCGAGCCTGACCTGATGGCGATGGAGCGCGATGTCGCGGCGACACCGGTCGACGCGCTGGATCGCATGCAGCGCGCGCTGGATACGATCCGAAGCGCAGCCGGGCTGTTCGGTCTCGATCCACTCCAGCACCTTGCCGCTGGGCTTGCCAGCGCGTTTGCGGAGATCCGCGAGGGGCGCCTCACCATTGCTACGCCCGTGGTGGATGTATTGATCACGAGCATCGATCATCTGCGCGTGCTTCTCGATACGCTTCCGTCGTCCGATCGCGACGAGATTGGGGTGGTGCTTGGGTCACTCAACACGCTCATCAAGCCTGTTCCCTCAACGACCGAAGACAAGCCCCAAAGCATCGAAGCGAAGGCGGAGAAAGCCGGAGCGTCGGAGACACTGCGAATCCGGGTCGATCTCTTGACGGATCTGATGAACCTTGCGGGTGAGCTTGTGCTTGGCCGCAACCAACTGATGCGCGCGCTTGCCGGAGAAGCACGCGAGAGCGGTCTTGGCCTGATTCTGCAGAACATCAACCAGGTGACCACGGCGCTGCAGGAGGGCATCATGCAGACTCGCATGCAGCCGGCTGAAACCGTGTTCCATCGCTTCCCGCGCATCATCCGTGACGTCTCCCGGCAGCTTGGGAAGCGGATTGAGCTTGAGATCTTGGGCAGTGAGGTGGAGCTCGATCGATCGCTGGTCGAACTGCTCACCGATCCACTCACACACATCCTCCGCAACAGCGCCGACCATGCCATCGAGATGCCGGAGGAACGAAGACGTGCCGGCAAGCCCATCACCGGTCGCATCGTGTTGAAGGCATGCCATCAGGATGGGCAGGTGAACATCTCCATTCAGGACGATGGACGAGGCATCGATTCAGCCAAGGTGCGGCGCAAAGCTCTCGATCGCGGACTCATCAGTGAGTCGCAAGCCGAGCAGATGACGGAGCGCGAGCTTGTATCGCTTATCTTTACACCAGGCTTCAGCACGATGGATGCGGTCTCGGAGCTTTCGGGACGCGGCGTGGGCATGGATGTCGTGCGTTCGAACACGGAGCGCATGGGCGGCACAGTCGAGGTCGACACGGTGCTCGGCAGAGGCACCACCCTTACCATGCGGCTTCCGCTGACGCTTGCCATCATCCCCTCAATGATCGTCGGCGTTGGAGGTCAGCGCTTCGCCATCCCGCAGGTGCATGTCGTCGAATTCGTCTCAGTGCAAGCATGTGATGTTGCCGAGCGCTTGGAGCGCATCAAGAACTCCGCGGTCCTTCGCCTTCGCGACCGGCTTCTTCCCCTGATACGGCTTGGGGATGTCTTGCGGCTTGGAACGGAGAGACGAGAGGGCGACTACGACATTGTCGTGTTGCAGATTGGTACCAACCAGTTTGGTGTCGTGGTCGATGAACTCTTCGATATCGAGGAGATCGTCGTCAAGCCCGTCTCGGCGTGTGCGCAGAGCGCGCGCTGCTTCTCCGGTGCGACGATCATCGGGGACGGACGTGTGATCATGATTCTCGACGTCAGCGGCCTTGTCGCGCTGGCCGGCATGCAGTTTGCCGATACCAAGGCCGAGAACGAGCGGCGCTTTGCGCTGGAGAGACAACGCACGGCGGCGACCGCTTCGCGCCTTCTTTCTGTGTTACTTTGCACCGGCGCTCCCGATGAATACCTGGCGATCCCGCAGGACAGCATTCTGCGTCTCGAGATGTTTGCCGTCTCGGCCATTCAACGGATTGGCCATCAAGAGTATGTGAACTACCGCGGCCATGGGCTTCCTCTGGTTCGCCTGGAGAAGCACATCCGGGTGCGTCCCCTGGCATCCGATCTCGCCGAGATCTTCGTGATCATCCCCAAGCTTCTGGTCGATGGGAGGGTGGTCGCAGGGCAGGCAGGCATCGTCATCTCCAGCATTCTCGATGCGCTCGACGCGGATGTTGTACTTGAACGCATTGACCCTGGGGGTCCGGGCGTCATGGGTTCAGCGATTGTCAACGACCGTCTCACACTCTTTCTCGAACCCGGCGAGATTCTTGCTGCCGCGGGGTACCGCACAGGAGGCCCGCAATGA
- a CDS encoding FUSC family protein codes for MKMMVDLRELAMRMQWRRGLRAAIAVAGAMLVCEAFGRPFGWAALGAFEAILVDNGGPYRSRLNTILTVLAGGAFAGILGSLVGMLLHTGASLLEVALAALATGVACFAITFARVATQPLASTSVIILVLYFAGLGSSQTTLAGGAVNAALFVAGGMGAAAISLVLWPLDPFRPARRSVAHTYALLAAATGKIAAVQATGERGPLEEHDWKRQIRMHLEEARIALGKTAARAPARTHRARNLTVLLETADMLFARAMRLNELTEIADEAGRARLYATTAWLSEAENAIAHALEQKPADSGSSFSRHGSHRVQFLMRRAIPDATEGHDVPAHLADEERDARQELEIAFEAIRAIWSGVDRTGAARKEARIEAIPAAAEDSIVERIRADFSFGSIMLRHALRMGIVGVVDVALLHELHLAHGFWLAMTSIIVLQPSGSGTMRRGLQRVGGTIAGGMLAALLAALVHNRAGIIVVITVCAGLTLASFAVDYGIYAFFLTPTFVLMSLPYLRDWRYASVRVITTILGALVAVLAMRFLWPEQEEHELSNLLHAGALADAAYLRAVLRFWKTPAKDSRARLELERRMLAPARRACGLASNAAEETLDRLLLEPSFSRRAGSSTEHALAFTTYLRRLAQTVTTLAALVHPDDESCCDEARVEALAARLEALPGDARRSLEAVPSFEPTNVQDVVELQMKRMERQVLVLERAATAMTGRDTTIAR; via the coding sequence ATGAAGATGATGGTCGACCTCCGCGAGCTGGCGATGCGCATGCAGTGGCGTCGAGGACTGAGGGCGGCGATTGCCGTTGCCGGTGCGATGCTGGTCTGCGAGGCGTTCGGGAGGCCGTTCGGATGGGCGGCGCTTGGGGCGTTCGAGGCGATCCTGGTCGACAATGGCGGGCCGTATCGGTCGCGGCTGAACACCATTCTGACGGTGCTTGCGGGGGGCGCTTTCGCTGGGATTCTGGGCTCGCTGGTGGGGATGCTGCTGCATACAGGGGCGTCGCTGCTGGAGGTGGCTCTGGCTGCGCTTGCCACGGGAGTCGCGTGCTTCGCGATCACGTTCGCACGGGTGGCCACGCAGCCGCTGGCTTCGACTTCGGTGATTATTCTGGTGCTTTACTTCGCGGGGTTGGGCAGCAGCCAGACGACGCTCGCCGGCGGGGCTGTCAACGCGGCGCTGTTTGTCGCGGGAGGCATGGGAGCGGCGGCGATCTCGCTGGTGCTGTGGCCTCTCGATCCGTTTCGGCCGGCGCGGCGGTCGGTGGCACATACGTATGCGCTTCTGGCTGCGGCGACCGGCAAGATCGCCGCGGTGCAGGCGACCGGCGAGCGCGGCCCGCTGGAAGAGCACGATTGGAAGCGCCAGATACGGATGCATCTTGAAGAGGCTCGCATCGCGCTGGGCAAGACCGCGGCGCGAGCTCCGGCACGAACGCACCGGGCGAGGAACCTGACGGTTCTGCTCGAGACCGCGGACATGCTGTTCGCGCGTGCGATGCGGCTGAATGAGCTGACGGAGATTGCCGATGAGGCCGGACGTGCGCGACTTTATGCGACCACCGCGTGGCTGAGTGAGGCGGAGAACGCCATCGCGCATGCGCTCGAACAGAAGCCGGCCGATAGCGGATCCTCGTTCTCGCGCCATGGCTCGCATCGCGTGCAGTTCCTGATGCGCAGGGCGATCCCCGACGCGACGGAGGGACATGACGTGCCGGCACATCTGGCCGACGAAGAGCGGGATGCGCGGCAGGAGCTGGAGATCGCGTTTGAGGCGATACGGGCGATCTGGAGCGGTGTGGATCGCACCGGAGCCGCTCGCAAGGAAGCGCGGATCGAAGCCATTCCAGCGGCTGCGGAGGATAGCATCGTTGAGCGGATACGCGCCGACTTCTCCTTTGGCTCCATCATGCTGCGGCATGCGCTGCGCATGGGGATTGTGGGCGTGGTCGATGTCGCGCTTCTGCACGAGCTGCACCTGGCGCATGGGTTCTGGCTGGCGATGACGAGCATCATCGTGCTGCAACCGAGTGGGTCCGGCACGATGCGGCGCGGGCTGCAACGCGTGGGCGGCACGATCGCGGGAGGCATGCTCGCAGCTCTGCTTGCGGCGCTGGTCCACAATCGGGCGGGCATCATCGTGGTGATCACGGTGTGCGCCGGACTTACGCTGGCGAGCTTCGCGGTCGACTACGGGATTTATGCGTTCTTTCTTACGCCGACGTTTGTCCTGATGTCGCTTCCCTATCTGCGTGACTGGCGCTATGCAAGTGTGCGGGTGATTACGACTATTCTGGGGGCGCTCGTTGCTGTGCTTGCGATGCGCTTTCTGTGGCCCGAGCAGGAAGAGCATGAGTTGAGCAATCTGCTGCATGCGGGTGCGCTGGCCGATGCGGCTTATCTCCGTGCGGTGCTGAGGTTCTGGAAGACACCGGCGAAGGACAGCCGGGCTCGCCTCGAGCTCGAACGGCGGATGCTTGCGCCGGCACGACGCGCCTGCGGCCTTGCTTCGAATGCCGCGGAAGAGACGCTGGACCGTCTGCTTCTCGAACCCTCCTTCAGCCGGAGGGCCGGGAGCAGCACCGAGCATGCGCTGGCCTTTACGACGTATCTGCGCAGACTGGCACAAACGGTGACGACGCTGGCGGCACTTGTGCATCCTGACGATGAGTCATGCTGCGATGAAGCCCGCGTCGAGGCTCTCGCCGCGCGGCTGGAAGCGCTGCCGGGAGATGCACGCCGGTCATTGGAGGCGGTTCCTTCGTTTGAGCCGACCAACGTGCAGGACGTCGTGGAACTCCAGATGAAGCGCATGGAGCGACAGGTGCTGGTGCTTGAACGGGCTGCCACAGCCATGACTGGCAGGGATACAACGATAGCTCGCTAA
- a CDS encoding CheR family methyltransferase — translation MSTTPPIKPAEFKVLRDYIEEHCGISLSEDKSYLVDTRLSSIVVEAGCTDFAGLHQRALIDPTKQLRDRMIDAMTTNETLWFRDQHPFTILREKLIPPLAAELRGGTRRQIRIWSAASSTGQEPYSIAIAVRELCRTEAGLRPEMVEIVATDISPTVLKAARSGLYDNAALQRGMPPDLKARYFRHEGEMWLVDEEIRDMVRFEEFNLQDSPARLGRFDIVFCRYVAIYFSETMKKKLYARIADAVGPGGHLIISAIENLRGLSTRFEPQEHAGGSYYRCS, via the coding sequence ATGAGCACGACACCCCCGATCAAGCCTGCTGAGTTCAAAGTTTTACGTGACTATATTGAAGAACACTGCGGGATCTCTCTCAGCGAAGACAAGAGCTACCTGGTAGACACGCGGCTTTCGAGCATCGTCGTTGAAGCGGGCTGTACCGACTTTGCAGGACTGCACCAGCGTGCTTTGATCGATCCGACCAAGCAACTGCGCGACCGGATGATCGATGCTATGACCACGAACGAGACGCTGTGGTTTCGCGACCAGCATCCGTTCACTATTCTGAGAGAGAAGCTGATTCCGCCACTCGCCGCGGAACTACGTGGCGGGACACGACGGCAGATTCGCATCTGGTCGGCGGCCAGTTCGACCGGGCAGGAACCCTACTCCATTGCCATTGCAGTGCGTGAGCTGTGCCGGACGGAGGCTGGACTCCGGCCCGAAATGGTGGAGATTGTCGCGACCGATATCTCCCCTACGGTGCTGAAGGCGGCACGCTCCGGTCTCTATGACAACGCAGCACTCCAGCGCGGCATGCCGCCGGATCTCAAGGCGCGCTACTTTCGCCACGAGGGTGAGATGTGGCTCGTCGACGAAGAGATTCGCGACATGGTGCGCTTTGAAGAGTTCAACCTGCAGGACTCCCCCGCGCGCCTGGGGCGTTTCGACATCGTCTTCTGCCGCTACGTTGCCATCTACTTTTCGGAGACGATGAAGAAGAAGCTCTATGCGCGTATCGCGGATGCGGTTGGCCCCGGAGGTCATTTGATCATCAGCGCCATTGAGAACCTACGTGGACTATCCACACGCTTCGAGCCGCAAGAGCATGCGGGCGGTAGCTACTATCGTTGCTCATGA
- a CDS encoding STAS domain-containing protein, with amino-acid sequence MKLPKKATVREAVMLASTMRTMSCMSDLRIDASAVESIDSSILQLLWALRRAVPSSTILSPSDAFLDAAERCGAEHLLHDEPVEAA; translated from the coding sequence ATGAAGCTCCCAAAGAAAGCGACTGTTCGCGAGGCTGTCATGCTTGCATCCACGATGCGGACTATGAGTTGCATGAGCGACCTGCGTATCGACGCAAGCGCTGTCGAGAGTATCGATAGCAGCATTCTGCAGCTCCTCTGGGCACTCCGGAGAGCGGTGCCCTCAAGCACCATTCTGAGTCCTTCGGATGCATTCCTCGATGCAGCCGAGCGTTGCGGCGCGGAGCATCTACTCCACGACGAACCTGTGGAGGCTGCATGA
- a CDS encoding chemotaxis protein CheW: protein MMQFSTFRVGERLLGLDIRMIQEINRIPEITPLPLSAEYVRGFINLRGQIVTLFDLGVRLGLPRKQIDDESHNIILHPRAGARAQDPVGLLADGIGDVVEVDVSQIEPLPANVGEMDGRYLSGVIKFQDELMVLFDLKRVLHID, encoded by the coding sequence ATGATGCAGTTCTCCACCTTTCGCGTCGGCGAGCGATTGCTCGGTCTCGACATCCGCATGATTCAGGAGATCAACCGCATCCCCGAGATTACGCCACTTCCCCTGTCTGCCGAGTATGTGCGGGGCTTCATCAACCTGCGCGGACAGATTGTGACTCTTTTCGATCTTGGCGTGCGCCTTGGGTTGCCGCGAAAGCAGATCGACGATGAGAGTCACAATATCATCCTTCATCCACGTGCCGGGGCACGCGCACAAGACCCCGTGGGCCTGCTCGCGGACGGCATCGGCGACGTCGTCGAGGTGGACGTATCGCAGATTGAGCCATTGCCCGCGAACGTTGGCGAAATGGATGGACGCTACCTTTCCGGAGTGATCAAGTTTCAGGATGAGCTGATGGTCCTTTTCGATCTGAAGCGCGTTCTGCATATCGACTAA